A portion of the Streptomyces platensis genome contains these proteins:
- a CDS encoding nitroreductase family deazaflavin-dependent oxidoreductase — protein sequence MRPGERLLMKVSATRAFARTAPYVIPALDRAVHRLTRGKVLLSARMLPGVVLTATGARSGRPRRTPLACVPEDDGSWLLVGSNFGRPGHPAWTGNLLKNPEAEVSWRGRDIPVRARLLSGEERARAWRAALALWPPYAAYQARVTREIRLFRLERR from the coding sequence ATGCGCCCGGGTGAGCGGTTGCTCATGAAGGTCTCCGCGACCCGTGCGTTCGCCCGGACCGCGCCGTACGTCATCCCCGCGCTGGACCGTGCGGTACACCGGCTGACCCGTGGAAAGGTGCTGCTCAGCGCCCGGATGCTGCCCGGAGTGGTGCTGACCGCGACCGGGGCCAGGAGCGGGCGGCCCCGGCGGACCCCGCTGGCGTGCGTACCGGAGGACGACGGCAGCTGGCTGCTGGTCGGCAGCAATTTCGGGCGGCCGGGGCATCCGGCCTGGACCGGGAATCTGCTCAAGAATCCGGAGGCCGAGGTGAGTTGGCGGGGCCGCGACATACCGGTGCGGGCCCGGCTGCTGTCCGGTGAGGAGCGGGCGCGGGCCTGGCGGGCGGCGCTGGCGCTCTGGCCTCCGTACGCGGCGTATCAGGCGCGGGTGACGCGGGAGATCCGGCTGTTCCGGCTGGAGCGGCGTTGA
- a CDS encoding IS481 family transposase encodes MSHRNARLTVYGRRLLVERVRAGRPVAHVAAEMGISRPTAHKWMRRWRTEGDAGLQDRSSRPHRTPHRTAPDVEDRVCALRQTRKLGPARIGPILALPASTAHRILARHGLHRLAWLDRPTGEPIRRYERSGPGELVHVDIKKLGSIPDGGGWRTVGRTAGAHNKQATTDQRKSSKPVIGYSYIHSAVDDHSRLAYSEVLTNERKETAIAFWQRAQAFFARHGITVERVLTDNGSCYKSKLFTQTLTAAGIAHKHIRPYRPQTNGKVERFNRTLLDEWAYLRPYTSNDERTAALDTFLHNYNHHRCHTALGGKPPISRVNNPPGQYT; translated from the coding sequence GTGTCCCACCGTAATGCCCGGCTGACCGTTTACGGCAGGCGGCTGCTGGTCGAACGTGTCCGCGCCGGACGGCCCGTGGCCCACGTCGCCGCCGAAATGGGCATATCGCGGCCCACAGCTCACAAGTGGATGCGACGGTGGCGGACAGAAGGAGACGCCGGCCTGCAGGACCGCTCCAGCCGACCGCACAGGACCCCCCACCGCACGGCGCCTGACGTCGAAGACCGTGTCTGCGCGCTTCGGCAGACCCGCAAGCTGGGCCCGGCCAGAATCGGTCCGATCCTCGCCCTCCCGGCCTCCACCGCCCACCGCATACTTGCCCGCCACGGCCTGCACCGGTTGGCCTGGCTCGACCGGCCCACAGGCGAGCCGATCCGCCGCTACGAACGGTCAGGCCCCGGCGAGCTGGTCCATGTCGACATCAAGAAACTCGGCAGTATCCCCGACGGAGGCGGCTGGCGCACGGTCGGCAGGACCGCGGGCGCCCACAACAAGCAGGCCACCACCGACCAGCGCAAGAGCTCCAAGCCGGTGATCGGCTACAGCTACATCCACTCCGCCGTCGACGACCACTCCCGCCTGGCCTACAGCGAAGTCCTCACCAACGAACGCAAGGAAACCGCCATCGCCTTCTGGCAGCGGGCCCAGGCATTCTTCGCCCGCCACGGCATCACGGTCGAGCGTGTCCTGACCGACAACGGCTCCTGCTACAAGTCCAAGCTGTTCACCCAGACCCTCACCGCGGCCGGCATCGCCCACAAACACATCCGCCCCTACCGGCCACAGACCAACGGCAAGGTCGAACGCTTCAACCGCACCCTGCTCGACGAATGGGCCTACCTACGGCCCTACACCAGCAACGACGAGCGCACCGCCGCACTGGACACCTTCCTGCACAACTACAACCATCACCGGTGCCACACCGCACTCGGAGGCAAGCCACCCATCAGCCGCGTTAACAACCCTCCGGGTCAATACACCTAG
- a CDS encoding TetR family transcriptional regulator yields MTGQVRTVDGRVAGRRGQATRQKLLDCLSEMLSSSPYRDVKVIDVARKAGTSPATFYQYFPDVEGAVLEIAEEMAKEGATLTDLVAGRSWVGKSAWQAAEDLVEGFLSFWRKHDAILRVVDLGAAEGDKRFYKIRMKILNAVTNSLTDSIKDLQSKNKVDKDVSPAAIAGSMVAMLAAVAAHQKGFQSWGVKQAELKPNLALLVHLGVTGKKPTK; encoded by the coding sequence ATGACAGGACAAGTTCGAACCGTCGACGGCAGAGTTGCCGGCCGCCGCGGACAGGCGACGCGGCAAAAGCTTCTCGACTGCCTCAGTGAAATGCTCAGTTCGTCCCCCTATCGGGACGTCAAGGTCATCGATGTAGCCCGAAAAGCGGGGACTTCACCCGCAACGTTCTATCAGTACTTCCCGGACGTCGAGGGCGCCGTCCTCGAAATCGCCGAGGAGATGGCCAAAGAAGGCGCCACTCTGACCGATCTTGTCGCCGGACGCTCCTGGGTGGGCAAATCCGCCTGGCAGGCCGCGGAAGATCTGGTCGAGGGCTTTCTCTCCTTCTGGCGCAAGCACGACGCGATTCTGCGCGTCGTCGACCTGGGCGCGGCCGAGGGCGACAAGCGTTTCTACAAGATCCGCATGAAGATCCTCAATGCCGTCACCAACTCCCTTACGGACTCCATCAAGGACCTCCAGAGCAAGAACAAGGTCGACAAGGACGTGAGCCCGGCCGCCATTGCCGGCTCGATGGTCGCCATGCTGGCGGCGGTCGCCGCGCACCAGAAGGGCTTCCAGAGCTGGGGCGTCAAGCAGGCCGAGCTCAAGCCGAATCTGGCGCTGCTGGTGCACCTCGGTGTCACCGGAAAAAAGCCGACCAAATAA